A window of Daucus carota subsp. sativus chromosome 2, DH1 v3.0, whole genome shotgun sequence genomic DNA:
atgataaaatattgtaagcgagtattatatatcaaatatccTCAAAATGAAAGACgttaattttattgttattttttgagAAAGCACAAATCTGGATATTCCGCGCTCtataaacaaaacaacaatGAGTCGTTGCAACATCCTTGACCACAACTACTTACAAAATCTAGTTCCACACTATATATACAACTGTCCTTCAATACACATTTCACACccccctctctttctctctctctctcaagcAAGTGAACAATCTCTCTCTCAAGCAAGTtcaaaatctctctctctcccccttccTTTCTAAACAAGTTCAcagtctctctccctctctctctctccttaaGCGAGTTGACAATGGCTTTACAACTCTTCTACTCCACCCTACCCCCTTAATTATACAtacacctctctctctctctctcactccaTTCTCTCTAGGTTTTGAATGTGTCTATATATAAGCCCTTTTACTTATAACAATGCGTGCAAAGCAAATGCATCCATTGTGTTGTATAACCCTAGAGACCTCCACCGGAGACCAATCGCCGGACTTAAAACTCTCCGCCGCGCCGGAGCCCAGCTCCGGTGGATCTGACTCAGGTAGCTGCTTCGCCGGAGTTTTATACAAGTGGACTAATTACAGCAAAGGCTGGAGATCTCGCTGGTTCATCCTGCGCAATGGCGTAATTTCATACTCTAAACTTCATCGTGTCGATAATCGAGCTCAATTACCGGTTCAAAATGAAGTTCGCATCATCGGCGACGCTTCTTCCAGCCGCTTCTCCGGTCTTAGTACCTCCGGCAAGTCCGCCGGCATTGTTCATCTCAAGGTAACATATACACGTACTCCCGTTAAGCGTTAAATATGTTGCAACAATCATCTGTCAGAAACCCGAGGCACGGATAAAAAGGACTTAACCTAATTAAAAATGTATGGCTACCACTTAAATCAGGGACATTTGTGTACATGTATCATGTAAAGGACTAATACAGTAACTATCAGAAATGTTCCcgagaaaataaataaactatgaCTTGAGTGATGAAAAAGGCTACATTATATAATTCTGTAAACATAATTTCTTGATATCTGAGCTTTAGGAGTGTATTAACCACTAGATCTCCACTTCATTTGGGTAATGTATGTAAAAAGTATgtactaatataatatttagtacTAGTTTTATAATGGGGAAATTGATGTTTATCTACAGTGGGTCACATCATCAGGTGAAAATGCAGCCATGAAAATATAATGCCCTAGCTATGTTCATAGCAGGCCTAGgttttttgggttttttttagtttttttagttttaCAATTTGGTGGTCACATCAAGATTTTTTGTTAATCAACTATTGAGAACACTGTTTTTTTCCACAAGTTGTTTAATCTTTTGCCTGTAAGTCTGTAACCTCCATTTCAATCTTGTTTCTAGCTGGTTCTATCTGTCACTGCAATGAACTGAGCACTTCAGCATcttttttgtatataatattgtatagtttatgttttgttataatgtgtaaaagataatataaacaattgtaTACAGTGTTTATAATCAAATGGTGGATCTACCCTTCTCATTTTGACTTGTCTAGTTATTTATATCTTGGGACTATGCATCTGGAAAACTGGacaaatagattttttttgccTGATATTTTATGGCATATTCTTGAATTGCTGTGTTCTTTCTGCTAACATGACATTATTAAACTCAAATTCTGTCTGGGAAATCAAAGAGTTTGGGGTTGGccaatttttttcttctaaatttttgatattaattatCTGGGTGAGGGTTTGGATCCATTTGGGTAATTTGCAGGTGTCATTACTCATTACTACTTTGACATGGACGGTTTAGACTATGTCGTTCATTTTTGTATAATGGGTACTGTTTCAACTGCTTAGTTGATGGtgtaattttgttttcttaCCCAGTAAGTTGATATTTTATTAGTTGTTTCATTGGTATGGATcttgatattttaattaattggttaattacctttatttttttgtaaatgagGGGAGATCTCTAGTTGCTTGTTTTAATTGCTTACTTTACATTAAGTTTGCTTAGTTATCTTATGTAGTAGATCATGTTGAACATTTGAGAGTTATATATGATATCTGGCTTTGCTttaattttgagatatttttcGTTGGATTTTCTTAGCAGATCTCTTCGTTTAGAGAGAGCAAGTCAGATAGTAGACGGTTTTACATATTTACTGCTACCAAGACACTTCACCTGAGGACACATTCCAGGAAAGAGAGAGTAGATTGGATAAAAGCTTTGATTTCAACTAGGAGCCTTTTTTCACTCAGACCTTCAAATGATAATTTTTCCCTTATAGCAAGTGATATATCGATATCTACTGCAAGGCTTAAGAAACGATTGCTTGAAGATGGGATCAGTGAGACACTTGTCAAGGACTGTGAGCAGATTATGCTCTCAGAATTTTCAGAGTTAGAAGGACAAGTCAAAGTTCTATGCGAAGAGCGTTCCAATTTGCTGGACACATTAAGGCAATTTGAGGTAAGTTGCATCTTTTAGTTAATCTTAATATTAATCAAAAACTTGAATTCCCATATTTACCAAGGCTCTAAATAACATCCACTGGTAGCTGGTTATTATAATTGTGGTCAATTGTATTGCTACATCCGTATATACTCCTCGAGTCATACACATACCAGCTGTCTGGTCATATGCAGAAACAGCTTGAACCCCTACACATCTATATactaaaataaataacttaaaatttgatttaagtaTGACTATTTAAGTATGACCATTCAAGGAGTTTTTTTTGTTCACTGAGAATTATATGAAGAGCCAATACATATGAATGCAAAACTGGAAGTAGAAAGCATTAATTACCaaactaaatttaataatgtTACACCAAGTTTTCCTATAATTTTCTGTTGTAGAAATGACCAAATCTTAGTTGCTGTTCGGCAtgttttacaagttaaagtatTAATTTTTTGGGCAATGTCAATGAATTTTTGTGGCCTCTTTTACATGTAATAATCAATATGAAAACAGCATGATGACAAAATTGTGTCGGCCAAGTTCTTTGATGTAGAGGCCTTTTATGAAAAGGTCGAGTACTTGTACATTATATTTTCTGAAACACCttatataaattgataaaagCATGATTTCAGCTATATAATGAGGAAGTACTACCCAATAgatctataattgaataaacgACATCTGGCAAGTTACACAGTTTAGGTATCGAATGAGTGGGTGTTATGCAGCAGGGTAATCTAGTTGTTTACTAGATATAACCCAATAGAGCTATAATTGAGTACACATCATAAGGCAAGTTACACAGTTAAGGTATTGAATGAGTGGGTGTTATACAGCAGAGTAATCTAGTTGTTCTCATcctcaatattattttttacttcATGATCGCATGCACACCGTTTAAGAAGATGTAAATAGCATCCGACTTCTTTACATATGTCCGTGTAGTGAAGTAGCAAAAATAGGTAAACTGGGTGGGCCTACCTTTGTCTTGATCTGTTTGAAAAGCATTAGTGCCtcaaaagttgcaactgaaaCTGTAAATTTAACAAAGTTAAACCCACAAATTTTACTAGTAAATATTTAAGGTTACAGCTCGACCTTGAAGTTTGACATGAAGTCGTGGATATACTTCCCACGGTGATATGTTGCTTTCAACTTACTTTAAGTAATAGGTTACTTACAATGTTAAACAAATAGGCTATATGATGTGAAAAGGGGAACTTTAGGACTAATCTTCAGCAATTGATTGAGATTTAATGCAGGTCATTTCCCGGTGATCAAAAATTCTAATCTCAACAAGTTTATCTAGCTTGATCTCTTCAATTTCTTTCAAGCTTCTTCCGTCTTCATCATCACTTCTGTACATCGGATGCAGTTTCTGCATTTTCTTCGCAGTTGACAATCACTTATTTTGCCTTCTTTTGAGTATGTCAGTTGCATTTGCAGCTACAGTCTTCCAGGCTCATGTCCATAAATCTGCAGTGAtctcattttcaatttttctctCAGGATCATGCACTTTCAGTTCCTCATTGCCTACATTATCTCCTACTTACCCTTCACATTTCATTATTCTTTTATTCTGACATATTAATAGTCATGTTGCGTGGtccatttttatcaaaatttttcGTTCTTCTAATTATGTTTGCAACAGATCTTTAATATAATCTCTCTCCATATCTATAGATAACTATCTTCACTACATCTGTTTCATTCTGTAATCTCTATAACCTGCAACTAATACCTGGCTTGGAATAAAGCCCTGTTATTATTAGATTATCTGAATCTTCTTTAATCTAATCCAATAAGTCATTATAGCTTTACCTCTTAATTTCTGCATACTTCAACTTTACCTCCAATATATATGGAATGAAGGATAATGCACATATGGACTGTATTAATTAAGCCTCATAAGCATgacatatattaattaacaatattttgaaaagataataaaCATTAGGCACCAAAAAAAGGTAGACTAATACCATTTAATATCTTTCTAACAAATAGAAAGCCCAATCAGttgataaaataaaagatttacATAAGGATATATAAGATGTTGTTCAGATGACTGTTTTCCCCGCCGATGTATATTATCACATACTTTGGAATTTTGTCTTGCTTGACGCTTTAAGCCACCTACATCTTTTTCAGGTCAGTTTAGTATGATGGAGTGGAAGTGTATAGTTTAATAAAGTATATTTACAAGTGTGTTAAACTTGATTTTTATTTGCTGATTAATATTATAGTGATTTAGGTTCCAAGTAGCAATACCTgggaaaacaaaattttacatatattttgtgGGCCTATGTTCTAATTTTTATCTGTATTCGCTCAAAAGCGATTGAaactaatttaacaaataaatgtGATTGAAACTAGAATACGTAGATAGCTTCTGATAAGATCTAGGTTAACTACAAGAAGTGACTCTGGATTCTATTTggcatgtaaaaaaatatagcttagtgataaaaaataaaGCTTACAGATAAACATTATAAAAAATGGCTATTTAATACTTCTCTGGAAAATCTAGTGGCTATGTTTACTTTATTTAGTGCCAGATTTCAGCTAAATTCACCTGGTCCTGTTCTTCAGTGCATATGTATTTTTAGTACATATATTTACTTTTCTTTGCGCGCGCTCacgtgcacacacacacactgctGATTGACTTTCTTGAATCATTTCGAGTGCACCTAGATGCAAGATCCTATTAGTAAACATTGCTAAAGCATCTGTGTTTTTGCATGTACAGGCGGCCAATTTTGAAGCTGAAACTTCTGGTGTTCAGGATGGTGATGAATATCATTTGTCAAAGCATGAATATGCAGTTGGGCACGGAAAGTACAGTGGtctgtgatatatatataactccctctccctctcttaaCACACACAGACACATGAAAAGGCAACCTGTATAATTGTTGAACAAGGGAAACCCAAATACAAACTTGAATAAAATCTTACTTTAGGAAATGGTTACTATTTATAAGTTTGACAGCCAAGTCTATCTAGTTAAGGTGTTATAATTCCAGTCAACTATATTAATGGACACTGATGACTTGTAGTTACGCTACTCCAAATTGAACTTAAATTTGAGACCTATTGAGTATACTATATGATCCAATTAAGGATATCTTCGAACACCTTGTGTTTTCATTAGGAGAGCTGGCTACTTAACCATTCCAATTGCATGTGTCCTAGATACTCTCATTGTTAACATCTGTATATATCACTTACACTGTCCCACTATGATTCCTGGCATTCGATGCGACAACTAGTTTTTTTCCCAGTTCTCAAGTTAAGGACCCGTGAAATACTCTTATTGCTGGTAGGCCACTTGCTGAGTCATCACTGCAAATTGATTATACCCTGTGTTAAATCAGGGGTTTCTTTCCTACTGAATTGAATAAACCAACTAAGATATTGCTATTGAACTGAAGAGTACTGATGATACCAGGAAAGACTATGAATTAGTTTGAAGTTATTTTGGAGTATTGATGCTTAATATTTTCTTCACTTATTGCCATGAGTCTGGGTAGCTACTTGGTATGTCCATCACGGTTCTGTTTTCTCGTTATTTTTCAGCTTGAAGAAGTTCCTGCTAGCATATCGTTCTTCCTTTTGTACCGTCTACACGTTCTTCAAGTCAACATCATTTCTGTTATCTTAACAAGACATATCTTCATTACCCAAAAAGTTTGGTCTTAATTTTCTCCTGCTCCTCTCAACCTACCAGTTTATTTGAAACATGAGAAAGTGCAGTCAGTTCTCTCTCTACTGTATTAATATTCATCTCATGGACCTTGTAATCCGAACTGTCTAGTTACATTAAATTACAATGTCTTACCACAAAGACTTCCAACCTGCATTACTATTCTTAGTTTACTGTTTTGTAATGTATAGTCATTTGCATTGCATCTGTTACATATGTAAATTTGATTATTGTGGACATGAATAATGTTGTATAAATTCTTACATTGGCATGATATATTACTTTGGCATGCAGAATACAGCACCACTGAATCATCTGATGATGTAGAGAAACAAGAACTTGATGATGTTTCAGATGAAGAGGAAACATATTTTTTTGACACCAGAGATAATTTTCTAGAACCAACTACTAGTTTTGGCTCTATTGATCAGACACTTAACAGCGATAAACAAGTCAGTACAATCAACGGTGCAAAAAACATTAATGTCAAAATTGATCCCAGAAACTCTGGATATCCCCACATCGAAAGGCGTAAGAAGCTACCAGATCCGGTTGAAAAGGAGAAAGGGGTTAGTCTTTGGTCTATGATCAAGGATATGGTGGGAAAGGATTTGACTCGTGTCTGTTTGCCAGTGTATTTTAATGAGCCAATATCTTCTCTCCAAAAATGCTTTGAGGAATTGGAGTATTCTTACCTCTTAGATCGCGCATATGAGCTTGGAAAAGAGGTATACTCTTTAATGTTGCTTCTTTCGGTTATTTGTTCTACCAGTTTTTTTTTGTACTTATGTTTAGTCCTCAGGTAAGAGAATTCGTACTTCAAATTTCATACCTGAACTGCTTATAATTTTCTGGAAAGATTATTTCCACTATAAGTACTTCCATAACAGTCATCTTTCAAACACATATACCTGATTCCACATCTGACATGTCAATTGTGAATATTACTGTTTTGAGTAGTATACAGGGTCGTTCTATACCATATGAGCGCCTAGGGCGAAATTAAAATCCCCCCCTTACCCCAGTTTTTTTTCCTTATAAGAAAAGTAAGATACTGCGAATTCAGATTCATTTAGGTGAATATgtaaatacataaattataatgaAATCAAGATAAAAAACCTATAAATCAGCCTTTAAATTTTTGAATCTAGAGAAATTGATTACCCGAAGATGTCAATGGGTCTAATTTtgtgaaattgaaaaaaatctGTAGTATGACATAGTAACACACAGACTCACGAGTAGCTGGAAAAAACCTAtcttatatatatcatataagagcatctccaacggttgAAAACTGTTAGCTAAAAATCTATGTGTCATCCTATGTGTCATCTAGGTGGCCCTTttagataatatgtaaaaaatgtTGTACTCCAACCATCAccctttagcaaaaaaattatagataactaCGTATCATTCAGTAGATTTGTTGAACCAAAAAAGCTATTAGGTATAATTTAGcttataataattatacataacaccATTGGAGTGTATTTCTTTACTGTTAGCAAAACAATTGTATTTTCCATTTAGATAAACATTATAGCTAATGAATTTAGATAttacccttggagatgctctaagatgcTTAAATTTTGGGCCCTATAAGAAGCATGGGCCAGGGCGGTCACCTTGCTGGCCCTGCCTCTGGGACGGGCCTGGTAGTACAGTATCCTGTTTCAAATAGTTCTAAAAGTCACTCTCCCCTTCTTTACACACTTTAACCTGTTTGTATTGTTCTTGTAGGGAAACAGCCTTCTTAGAATATTGAATGTTGCTGCTTTTGCGGTTTCTGGATATGCATCCTCTGATGGGCGGCATTGTAAACCCTTTAATCCTATGCTAGGGGAAACTTATGAAGCTGACTATCCTGAGAAGGGACTGCGATTCTTCTCTGAAAAGGTACCAACACATCATCTCCCCCTCCCTCCATATTATGTAAaggatatagatatataaatgcTAAAGGGTGATCAATATATTACCATTCTCTCTCGTTTACGGCCTAAAATGACAtaatgaattaaattaattcttgcCATAGTGCTATTTATAATTTAAGCTGGGTATTTTAGCTTGAGATATAACTTTCCTATGGAAAAAGGCAGTCAATGCTATTTCTGTGCTTTATCACAGGTCTTTGCTTGCTAGCctaaacttaaaataataaaaaatgtggACAAGTTGAAGAAAACCCATATTTGTGACATGCAGATTTCCTTAGTTGCTGCTCTTTGTAAATGTCTTGTAATCTtgtatttatatgttttgatATCTGGAAACAGGTAAGTCATCATCCAACCCTCATTGCCTGTCACTGTGAAGGTAAAGGATGGAAATTTTGGGGTGACAGCAACCTTAGATCAAAATTCTGGGGAAGATCGATTCAGCTTGATCCTGTTGGAACACTTACGCTAGAGTTTGATGATGGCGAGATATTTCAGTGGAGCAAGGTTTGGATCTCATAATTATGTTATGATTATTCTTATGATATGTAGATGGGAATTTGTTTTTTGGGCATGTGTCAGTTCCCTCCTTTTTCCTTTCTGAAGTTGAAATTGATCTTGATCAACTTGGTATGCTTTCCTCAGGTCACAACTTCCATTTATAATCTTATTCTTGGAAAATTATACTGTGATCACCACGGAACAATGCAAATTAGTGGTAATCGCCAGTATTCATGCAACCTTAAGTTTAAAGAGCAATCTATTCTTGATCGAAATCCCCGTCAGGTAACATGATCTGAGATTTTAACTATTTAAGGGCAATTTGTACCTAGTTGCCTGCCTAAATTAAAGATTTAGAACTCATGTCATTACCTATACCATTGTGTATCTCAGTTATACTCCTATCTCAAGATATCATACTTGATGCACAGGTTCATGGTTTTGTTGAGGGCGTCTCTGGGAAAAAAGTTGCTTCACTCTGGGGAAAGTGGGATGACAGCATGTATTATACCAAAGGAGATGGGAGTGCCAAGGCCAAAGATTTTTCTGATGCATCTCTGCTATGGAAAAGGAACGAAATACCTCCTAATCTTACCCGGTACAACTTAACGCCATTCGCTATCACATTAAATGAGTTAACACCAGGACTACAGGTAGAGATGACATATTGAACAATTATTTCATATGCATCTTCTCTTTCCtcttatatatatctaattgtCTTTTATAGCTTTGTCTGATCATGGGTATTTGATCACGGATTAAGGAGATGCTCCCCCCCACGGATTCAAGACTTAGGCCTGATCAACGACATCTAGAGAATGGCGAGTATGACAAGGCAAATGCAGAGAAGCTAAGGTTGGAAACACGGCAGAGGATGGTATGTAtatgattttctttttatatgatCTCAAATTTTGCGAATCAATGTATTTACTGATGTACTGAAGGTGACGTTTGAACTCCAGTAATTTATTGGTTCACACAAACTTCTGTTTAGTAAAGGACCACATTAAAATCTGCCAATGTGGTTTTTCAAGTGACCGACATTTGAAAAAACCTGCATAACAATATATGCACTAAAATAGACAGAAATTATAAGAATGAAGAAGTTTACATTCTCTAAACCATTTTATATGTTGCATGTGTACATTGTCAGTTCTTCCCCCGATTAAATATTTTCAAGGTT
This region includes:
- the LOC108205868 gene encoding oxysterol-binding protein-related protein 2A isoform X4, which codes for MRAKQMHPLCCITLETSTGDQSPDLKLSAAPEPSSGGSDSGSCFAGVLYKWTNYSKGWRSRWFILRNGVISYSKLHRVDNRAQLPVQNEVRIIGDASSSRFSGLSTSGKSAGIVHLKQISSFRESKSDSRRFYIFTATKTLHLRTHSRKERVDWIKALISTRSLFSLRPSNDNFSLIASDISISTARLKKRLLEDGISETLVKDCEQIMLSEFSELEGQVKVLCEERSNLLDTLRQFEAANFEAETSGVQDGDEYHLSKHEYAVGHGKYSEYSTTESSDDVEKQELDDVSDEEETYFFDTRDNFLEPTTSFGSIDQTLNSDKQVSTINGAKNINVKIDPRNSGYPHIERRKKLPDPVEKEKGVSLWSMIKDMVGKDLTRVCLPVYFNEPISSLQKCFEELEYSYLLDRAYELGKEGNSLLRILNVAAFAVSGYASSDGRHCKPFNPMLGETYEADYPEKGLRFFSEKVSHHPTLIACHCEGKGWKFWGDSNLRSKFWGRSIQLDPVGTLTLEFDDGEIFQWSKVTTSIYNLILGKLYCDHHGTMQISGNRQYSCNLKFKEQSILDRNPRQVHGFVEGVSGKKVASLWGKWDDSMYYTKGDGSAKAKDFSDASLLWKRNEIPPNLTRFV
- the LOC108205868 gene encoding oxysterol-binding protein-related protein 2A isoform X3; this encodes MRAKQMHPLCCITLETSTGDQSPDLKLSAAPEPSSGGSDSGSCFAGVLYKWTNYSKGWRSRWFILRNGVISYSKLHRVDNRAQLPVQNEVRIIGDASSSRFSGLSTSGKSAGIVHLKQISSFRESKSDSRRFYIFTATKTLHLRTHSRKERVDWIKALISTRSLFSLRPSNDNFSLIASDISISTARLKKRLLEDGISETLVKDCEQIMLSEFSELEGQVKVLCEERSNLLDTLRQFEAANFEAETSGVQDGDEYHLSKHEYAVGHGKYSEYSTTESSDDVEKQELDDVSDEEETYFFDTRDNFLEPTTSFGSIDQTLNSDKQVSTINGAKNINVKIDPRNSGYPHIERRKKLPDPVEKEKGVSLWSMIKDMVGKDLTRVCLPVYFNEPISSLQKCFEELEYSYLLDRAYELGKEGNSLLRILNVAAFAVSGYASSDGRHCKPFNPMLGETYEADYPEKGLRFFSEKVSHHPTLIACHCEGKGWKFWGDSNLRSKFWGRSIQLDPVGTLTLEFDDGEIFQWSKVTTSIYNLILGKLYCDHHGTMQISGNRQYSCNLKFKEQSILDRNPRQVHGFVEGVSGKKVASLWGKWDDSMYYTKGDGSAKAKDFSDASLLWKRNEIPPNLTRYNLTPFAITLNELTPGLQLCLIMGI
- the LOC108205868 gene encoding oxysterol-binding protein-related protein 2A isoform X1, which codes for MRAKQMHPLCCITLETSTGDQSPDLKLSAAPEPSSGGSDSGSCFAGVLYKWTNYSKGWRSRWFILRNGVISYSKLHRVDNRAQLPVQNEVRIIGDASSSRFSGLSTSGKSAGIVHLKQISSFRESKSDSRRFYIFTATKTLHLRTHSRKERVDWIKALISTRSLFSLRPSNDNFSLIASDISISTARLKKRLLEDGISETLVKDCEQIMLSEFSELEGQVKVLCEERSNLLDTLRQFEAANFEAETSGVQDGDEYHLSKHEYAVGHGKYSEYSTTESSDDVEKQELDDVSDEEETYFFDTRDNFLEPTTSFGSIDQTLNSDKQVSTINGAKNINVKIDPRNSGYPHIERRKKLPDPVEKEKGVSLWSMIKDMVGKDLTRVCLPVYFNEPISSLQKCFEELEYSYLLDRAYELGKEGNSLLRILNVAAFAVSGYASSDGRHCKPFNPMLGETYEADYPEKGLRFFSEKVSHHPTLIACHCEGKGWKFWGDSNLRSKFWGRSIQLDPVGTLTLEFDDGEIFQWSKVTTSIYNLILGKLYCDHHGTMQISGNRQYSCNLKFKEQSILDRNPRQVHGFVEGVSGKKVASLWGKWDDSMYYTKGDGSAKAKDFSDASLLWKRNEIPPNLTRYNLTPFAITLNELTPGLQEMLPPTDSRLRPDQRHLENGEYDKANAEKLRLETRQRMSRKLQENGWKARWFKRESEDSSFCYAGGYWEARGTGKWNDCPDIFGEFTDAVVNS
- the LOC108205868 gene encoding oxysterol-binding protein-related protein 2A isoform X2, whose translation is MRAKQMHPLCCITLETSTGDQSPDLKLSAAPEPSSGGSDSGSCFAGVLYKWTNYSKGWRSRWFILRNGVISYSKLHRVDNRAQLPVQNEVRIIGDASSSRFSGLSTSGKSAGIVHLKISSFRESKSDSRRFYIFTATKTLHLRTHSRKERVDWIKALISTRSLFSLRPSNDNFSLIASDISISTARLKKRLLEDGISETLVKDCEQIMLSEFSELEGQVKVLCEERSNLLDTLRQFEAANFEAETSGVQDGDEYHLSKHEYAVGHGKYSEYSTTESSDDVEKQELDDVSDEEETYFFDTRDNFLEPTTSFGSIDQTLNSDKQVSTINGAKNINVKIDPRNSGYPHIERRKKLPDPVEKEKGVSLWSMIKDMVGKDLTRVCLPVYFNEPISSLQKCFEELEYSYLLDRAYELGKEGNSLLRILNVAAFAVSGYASSDGRHCKPFNPMLGETYEADYPEKGLRFFSEKVSHHPTLIACHCEGKGWKFWGDSNLRSKFWGRSIQLDPVGTLTLEFDDGEIFQWSKVTTSIYNLILGKLYCDHHGTMQISGNRQYSCNLKFKEQSILDRNPRQVHGFVEGVSGKKVASLWGKWDDSMYYTKGDGSAKAKDFSDASLLWKRNEIPPNLTRYNLTPFAITLNELTPGLQEMLPPTDSRLRPDQRHLENGEYDKANAEKLRLETRQRMSRKLQENGWKARWFKRESEDSSFCYAGGYWEARGTGKWNDCPDIFGEFTDAVVNS
- the LOC108205868 gene encoding oxysterol-binding protein-related protein 2A isoform X5 — protein: MLSEFSELEGQVKVLCEERSNLLDTLRQFEAANFEAETSGVQDGDEYHLSKHEYAVGHGKYSEYSTTESSDDVEKQELDDVSDEEETYFFDTRDNFLEPTTSFGSIDQTLNSDKQVSTINGAKNINVKIDPRNSGYPHIERRKKLPDPVEKEKGVSLWSMIKDMVGKDLTRVCLPVYFNEPISSLQKCFEELEYSYLLDRAYELGKEGNSLLRILNVAAFAVSGYASSDGRHCKPFNPMLGETYEADYPEKGLRFFSEKVSHHPTLIACHCEGKGWKFWGDSNLRSKFWGRSIQLDPVGTLTLEFDDGEIFQWSKVTTSIYNLILGKLYCDHHGTMQISGNRQYSCNLKFKEQSILDRNPRQVHGFVEGVSGKKVASLWGKWDDSMYYTKGDGSAKAKDFSDASLLWKRNEIPPNLTRYNLTPFAITLNELTPGLQEMLPPTDSRLRPDQRHLENGEYDKANAEKLRLETRQRMSRKLQENGWKARWFKRESEDSSFCYAGGYWEARGTGKWNDCPDIFGEFTDAVVNS